A part of Acropora palmata chromosome 8, jaAcrPala1.3, whole genome shotgun sequence genomic DNA contains:
- the LOC141890155 gene encoding uncharacterized protein LOC141890155 — MFPVDEKCKAIFTAIKLKQKHAYAIMRIKDRKEIVLEKLADPLPDSSQETNEKLFNQMREDVVELGEPCYILFDIRFQRSTGFMKDVVGYIFWCPDDISPWDKMMYASSNNKLKSEFKGVKSFEYHDTGEFNFQEMVKDLIRKDRQ; from the exons ATG TTTCCAGTTGATGAGAAATGCAAAGCCATTTTTACTGCCATCAAGCTAAAGCAAAAACATGCCTATGCAATTATGAGGATTAAGGacagaaaagaaattgttCTGGAAAAATTGGCTGATCCATTGCCCGACTCCAgccaagaaacaaatgaaaagctTTTCAATCAAATGAGGGAAGATGTTGTTGAGCTGGGTGAGCCCTGCTACATCCTCTTTGATATTCGGTTTCAACGCAGCACTGGATTTATGAAAGATGTGGTTGGATATATTTTCTG GTGTCCTGATGATATCAGCCCATGGGACAAGATGATGTATGCAAGTTCAAACAACAAACTTAAATCAGAGTTCAAAGGGGTCAAGTCTTTTGAATATCATGACACAGGAGAATTtaatttccaagaaatggtCAAAGATCTGATAAGAAAAGACAGACAATGA